Sequence from the Thermocoleostomius sinensis A174 genome:
GTAAAGCAGTCCAACGTTCGTGCTCACCGGACGCAGACAACCTTTGCGACTCAGCCAATCAGCTTGGAGCGTTCCGGTGCAGCGCGGTTGTTAGGTTGCGGCTACACCCGTAGGTTTAAACAAAACCTTCATCAACTAATTTTCCCTCCTTGCTAGTAATCTCATGACGCTGCCCTGATCCACCAACAACACGACACCAACTCTCAGAAATCAACTTTGCATTTTTCCCCTCACCATCAATCCAATAACTAAACCCACCATACATGCCAGGAACTGGAAACCACATTCGAGGTTGTTCTAGTTCTAGCAACGGTTCTAACTCTGGGAGCCTCAGCCTAGATTTTTGAACCAAATCACCTGCTCTACTGAGAATAATTTCGTGGAAGTTAGTTTGAATTTTTTGAAGTATTGTATGAGAAATATGTGTTTTGTAGACTGGCTCTAGTAAATGAACCAAGCTCTGATATCCCTTTCTCTTTGCAATATCCACTGCTCTTTCATCATCAGCATT
This genomic interval carries:
- a CDS encoding ankyrin repeat domain-containing protein, which produces MTAEWDGITKSEALQDDEVVIRHALADAAKQYHWKKTLEILNGRPDLINVTRPDGRSLYTPLHQAAHGNAPGEVVQKMLGMGAWRTLRNADDERAVDIAKRKGYQSLVHLLEPVYKTHISHTILQKIQTNFHEIILSRAGDLVQKSRLRLPELEPLLELEQPRMWFPVPGMYGGFSYWIDGEGKNAKLISESWCRVVGGSGQRHEITSKEGKLVDEGFV